Within Fusobacterium periodonticum ATCC 33693, the genomic segment CATTGGACAGTTTATATATTCTCCATCACCTTTACCATATCTTGATTGAAAATATGCTATATTCATATTTATACTTTCAAAAGTTACGATAGGTGCAGCTGCATCATAGAAATATAGACTTTCTTCACCAGTAATTTCACTTATTTTTTCAAAAAGTTTATCTGAAGTTAAAGGTCCACTTGCTATAATTACAATCTTATCATTAGGAATTTCTGTAAATTCTTCCTCTATAATTTCTATATTCTCCATATTTTTTAAAATTTTAGTAATATCTTCTGAAAAACCATCTCTGTCAACTGCTAATGCTTGTCCTGCTGGAACTCTATTTCTATCAGCTACCTCAATTAACATTGAACCTAGAATTCTTAATTCTTCTTTCATAAGCCCAGAGGCATTTTCCAAGCTGTCACTTCCCAGAGAATTACTACAAACTAATTCAGAATAATAGTCTTTTGAATGAGCTGGAGTTTTTTGTTTAGACTTCATTTCATATAGTTTTACTTTTATTCCTCTTTTAGCTAGTTGATAGGCTGCTTCTGAACCTGCAAGTCCAGCACCTACAACTATAACTTCCTTTTCCATATATCCTCCATATTTTCTAAAAAAGGGGCTAATGGCCCCTTTATTTTTTTTCTATCTTCTTTATGTTCTTACATTCAGGATAGCCAGTACAAGCTAAAAATTTCCCCCATCTTCCACTTTTTATTTCAAATGGTTTACCACATTTTTCACATTTCCCAGCTTTTTTTAAGATTGCAGCATTTTCTTTTTCTATTTTTTCAAAAATATCTTTTAAACATAAAATGCCATTTTTTCTCTCTACAGTATTGTTTTCAATCTTAGTTTTAATATCCTTTGGAATAGTTTTTCTAACATTATCTTCTTTAAATTTTTCACTTTCTAAATAAGCTCCAAATCTTCCATATTTAAGGATTAATCTAGCTCCATTTTCCAAAATAATATCTGTCTTTTCTCCCTCTTTTTTCTTCAATAGTTCTTCGATTTTATCTTTAACATAAATCTTCCCACTTTTGATCTCTTCAAGAGAAATTTCAACACCTTTTAAAGAAATATTTTCTTTACTATCTTCATCTTGTGAAGTAAGGTATCTTCCGAATCTTCCAATTTTCATTATTAAAGGTTTTCCATCTTTACCAATAATATCAGATTCAACCAATTTTTCTAATTCTTTTTCCACACTAGCCTTACATTTTTCTTCATATTTTTGTAGTTCAGTATAGAAAGTTTTTAATAAATCTATCCAATCCTTATCCCCACTATCAACTTCATCTAGTTCATCTTCTAGCTTAGCTGTAAATTTAATATTCATTATATTAGGAAAGAATTTATCAAGTTGAGTCTTAACTTCATAACCTATTTCTGTTGGAACAAAACTTTTATTTTGTAATTCAACATATTCTCTCTTTTTTAAAGTATCTATGATACTTGCATAAGTAGATGGTCTACCAATTCCTTCTGCTTCAAGTGTCTTAACTAAAGAAGATTCTGTAAGTCTTGCAGGAGGTTTCGTATAGTCTTCTTTGATATCTAATTTATCAAGAGTAAATTTATCTCCTTCTTTAATTTCAGGAAAATCTCCTACAGGTAAATCTTCTTCTTCTTTAAATACCTTATAGTAACCATCAAAAATTATTTTATTAATGCTTCCTCTATATTGTATTTTATCTTTTTCTAAGATATATTCAAATTGCTCATATTTCATAGCAGCAAGTTGAGATATTAAAAATCTTTGCCAAATTAAATTATATAGCTTAAATTGGTCTTTATCTAAAAATTGCATTATACTTTGTGGAGTTAAATTAATATCAGTTGGTCTAACCCCTTCATGGGCATCTTGAACATTCTTATCATTCTTTTTTGTTTTAGGGCTTGCTGAGCCTAAATACTCTTTACCATATTCCTTAACTATATATTTTCTCGCCATTTCTTTAGCTTCTTCAGAAATTCTAGTAGAATCAGTTCTCATATATGTGATAAGCCCTTTATGTTCTCCATTTATACTTATACCTTCATATAGCTTTTGTGCCACTGTCATAGTTTTACTTGCAGAAAACCCTAAATATGAAGAAGCTAACTGTTGTAAAGTACTAGTTTTTAGTGGCAATGGTGGATTTTTAGTTTTATTAGTTATTTTAGATGAAATAACTTCATACTTTTTCTTTAAATCTTTTTTGATTCTTTCAAGTAATTTTTCATCTTTTAATTTATCAATTTTTTTATCATCAATTTTATATAGGTTTAGATTGTATTTTTCATCAAAGATACCTTTTACATCCCAATATTTTTCAGGAACAAAGCTCTTAATCTTGTCTTCTAATTCACATATAATTTTTAATGCCACTGATTGAACCCTTCCAGCACTTGTATTTGGAGAAATAAGTTTCCATAAAAATGGACTTATTTCATAACCTACTAGTCTGTCTAAAATTCTTCTAGCTTGTTGAGAATTAACTCTAGCTATATTAATTTTTCTAGGATTCTTTACTGCTTCTTTTATTGCTTTTTCAGTGATTTCATTAAATTCTATTCTATTTTTTTCATTATGATCTAGCTTTAGAGTATTAGCTATATGCCAAGCTATAGATTCTCCTTCTCTATCAGGGTCGGATGCAAGATATATTACATCAGCTTTCTTTGCAGCTTCTTTTAATTTTTTTATAACTTCTCCCTTACCTTTTATAGTAAGATAAGAAGGTTTAAAATTATCTTTCACATCAACACCAATTTTAGTCTTAGGTAAATCAATTATATGTCCATAAGATGAGATTACCTTATATGAAGAACCTAAAATTTTCTCTATTGTTTTAGCTTTAGCTGGTGATTCAACTATTACTAATTTATTCTTATCCAACTTTTTAGCCAATTCTAACACCTCGTATTTAAAAAATTTATTTTACAGTGAATTATAACAATTAATTATAGTATTTACAAGATTTTTTTATATCTTCCTCCAGCAATACTTTTAATAAGTCCCATTATTTCTAAATTTATTAGTTCTGATAATATTTCTGTTTGAGCTATTTTAGTTTCTTCAAGTATTTGATCAAAACTTTTTTCTGTGGATAAACTATTTAAAATTAAATCCTGATTTTTGGTAAATTTTAAACTTTTATTTTCTTCTTTATTTTCCCAATTATAATCTTCAAGTAGTTCTTTGATATTTGAAAGAGATTTAGCTTTAGCATCTCTAATAAGATTATTACAACCTTTTGAGTATTCTGAGAAAATATCTCCTGGAACAGCATAGACATCTCTATTATATTCCAATGCTAAATCTGCTGTTATTAAGCTTCCACCTCTATCTTTGCTTTCAACTACTATAACTCCCTTAGATAAGCCTGCTATTATTCTATTTCTCTGTGGAAAATTTCCTTTAAAAGGCTTAGTTCCAG encodes:
- the topA gene encoding type I DNA topoisomerase, producing the protein MLELAKKLDKNKLVIVESPAKAKTIEKILGSSYKVISSYGHIIDLPKTKIGVDVKDNFKPSYLTIKGKGEVIKKLKEAAKKADVIYLASDPDREGESIAWHIANTLKLDHNEKNRIEFNEITEKAIKEAVKNPRKINIARVNSQQARRILDRLVGYEISPFLWKLISPNTSAGRVQSVALKIICELEDKIKSFVPEKYWDVKGIFDEKYNLNLYKIDDKKIDKLKDEKLLERIKKDLKKKYEVISSKITNKTKNPPLPLKTSTLQQLASSYLGFSASKTMTVAQKLYEGISINGEHKGLITYMRTDSTRISEEAKEMARKYIVKEYGKEYLGSASPKTKKNDKNVQDAHEGVRPTDINLTPQSIMQFLDKDQFKLYNLIWQRFLISQLAAMKYEQFEYILEKDKIQYRGSINKIIFDGYYKVFKEEEDLPVGDFPEIKEGDKFTLDKLDIKEDYTKPPARLTESSLVKTLEAEGIGRPSTYASIIDTLKKREYVELQNKSFVPTEIGYEVKTQLDKFFPNIMNIKFTAKLEDELDEVDSGDKDWIDLLKTFYTELQKYEEKCKASVEKELEKLVESDIIGKDGKPLIMKIGRFGRYLTSQDEDSKENISLKGVEISLEEIKSGKIYVKDKIEELLKKKEGEKTDIILENGARLILKYGRFGAYLESEKFKEDNVRKTIPKDIKTKIENNTVERKNGILCLKDIFEKIEKENAAILKKAGKCEKCGKPFEIKSGRWGKFLACTGYPECKNIKKIEKK
- the dprA gene encoding DNA-processing protein DprA codes for the protein MNYDFITINDDIYPECLKEISDPPEKLYYKGNLELLKSERMIAVVGTRNPSSYGKLCCEYMIKKMSKADITIVSGFAKGIDSIAHKTSLITGTKTIAVIASGLDIVYPASNFSLYREIEEKGLILTEYEAGTKPFKGNFPQRNRIIAGLSKGVIVVESKDRGGSLITADLALEYNRDVYAVPGDIFSEYSKGCNNLIRDAKAKSLSNIKELLEDYNWENKEENKSLKFTKNQDLILNSLSTEKSFDQILEETKIAQTEILSELINLEIMGLIKSIAGGRYKKIL